Part of the Leptolyngbya sp. BL0902 genome, GGAGGATTTGTCGTTTAAGTACCTCGAACCCGAAGCCTATCGGCAGATGCAGGAGTACGTCACCGAGAAGCGAACGGATCGCGAATCGCGGCTGATGCAGGTGGCGGAAACCCTGCGGGAACGAATGCACGAGGCCAACATTCAGGTGGTGGATATCAGCAGTCGCCCCAAGCACCTGTACAGCATCTATCGCAAGATGGAGAAGCAGCAAAAGGACTTCCACGAAATCTACGATGTGGCGGCGGTGCGGCTGATTGTAGGCACCAACGACGAATGCTACCGCGCCCTAGCCATTGTCCACGATGCCTTTCGCCCCATTCCTGGCCGTTTTAAAGACTACATTGGCCTACCCAAGCCCAACCGCTACCAGTCGCTTCACACGGTGGTGATCGGCAGCAAAGGCAAGCCCATCGAAGTGCAGATTCGCACCCTGGAAATGCACCACATCGCCGAATACGGGATTGCCGCCCACTGGAAATACAAAGAAACCGGGTCGTCTACCAACACCCGGATGACCGCCGACGACGACAAATTCACCTGGCTGCGGCAGCTTTTAGAGTGGCAAAACGACCTCAAGGATGCCCAGGAATTCCTCGAAAATGTGAAGGGCAACCTGTTCGATGAAGATGTCTACGTCTTCACCCCCAACGGTGATGTGGTGCCCCTCAGTCGGGGCGCAACCCCCGTCGATTTTGCCTACCGCATCCACACCGAAGTGGGCAACCACTGCACCGGGGCTAAGGTAAACAGCCGCATCGTCACCCTCGACACGCCCCTAGCCAACGGCGACATTGTGGAAATCATCACCCAAAAGAGCGGCCACCCCAGCCTAGACTGGCTGAATTTTGTGGTTACTCCCAGCGCCCGCAACCGTATTCGCCAGTGGTACAAGCGCTTTCATCGGGATGAAAATATTGCCCGTGGCCGCGATCTGCTAGAAAAAGGCATGGGCCGTAACGGCTTTGATGCCCTACTGAAGTCCGATGCGGCCCGATTGGTGGCAGAGCGTTGCAACTACCCCACCGTGGACGATCTGCTGGCGGGGCTGGGCTACGGGGAAGTCACCCTCAACCTAGTGGCCAACCGTCTACGAGAAGAGATGATCAAGGCCCAACAGGCCAAGGAGGCGATTTCCGCCGAAGCCTCCTTGGGTGACTCCAATCAGATGCTGGCCCACGCCATCACGAGCCTCCATCGCCACCGCACTGCGCCTTCCAAGGATCCAATTTTGGGCATTGAAGGGCTGGTCTACCACATCGCTGGATGCTGTAGCCCCCTGCCCGGAGAACCCATCCTCGGTAGCGTTTCCCTCGGCAGTCGCGGCATTGCCATCCACCGCCAGGGCTGCCCCAACCTAGCTGATATTCCTGGAGATCGGCTCATTCCCGTCAGTTGGAACCAGGGTGACGCTACCGGAAATCGCCAAACCTACCCCGTGGAAGTCAAGATTGAGGTAATCGACCGGGTGGGCGTGCTCAAGGATATTCTGTCGCACCTCTCCGATCTGCAAATTAACGTCCACAAGGCCCAGGTTAAAACTTTCCCCGGCCAGACCGCTGAGATTGACCTTGGCCTAGATGTGCGAGACAGTGCCCACCTAGAGCAAACCTTCACCCAACTGCGAAAAATGACGGACGTGCTCAACATTCGCCGCCTTAGCCAGGGGAATTAGTGTAGTCCAGGAAGTCGTTTCTCAGAACCTCGATTTTCTCAAGAACTTGGGGTTCTTTATACTAATGCGCCCCTGTCTCACCTCAGCCCTGTGCCGTAGGCAATCACTTCTACCGCAACAATCCCCTGACCAGAATTAGCCCCCAGTTCAGCGGTCTGAATTCGCACATTCACCACTTGATGGGCTCCCCAGGCCAGGGCCGCTTCTTCCATGCGCAGCACTGCTTCTCGGCGGGCACGATCTAGCAAGCTTTCGTAGGTGGAAATTTCGCCCCCAATCAGATTTAATAACCCGGCAATAAAGGTCTTAAAAAAATCTGAGGAAATGACCACACTGCCCGCAAATAATTGAGCCTCTTGGGCATGGGGAAACTCGGCTTTTGCGCCCGTTACGCTAATTCCTAGGTGCTGTACAGCTTGTTCTCGCCACTTGAGGGATTTGAGGTGCTGTTGTTCTGCCTGACGACCAAAGTAAAGTCCCACAATCAGCAGCGTCGCAAAAATCAATAGCTCTACCATGGCTATTCCACCCGTACCGCTGTGCCGTAGGCAAATAGTTCTGCTGCGCCCTGGGTTAAGGATGACGTGGCAAACCGCACGTTCACAATGGCATTTGCTCCCCGTTGGCGAGCTTCTTGCACCATGCGTTGGGTGGCCTGATCGCGGGCTTCTTGCAATAGTTCGGTGTAGCCCTTTAGTTCGCCGCCCACAATATTTTTGAAGCCCGCCGCAATGTCTCGGCCAATGTGTTTTGACCGTACAGAGCTACCCTGAACCAGCCCTAATTGCTTAGTAATGGTCTTGCCCGGAACACTTTCGATATTAGTGAGAATCATGGACTGAGCTGAAGCCCGTACTGGTGCCGTCATCCCCGGTTTCCCTATCAACGAAGAACCACCGCAATCCTAGCCTGTTGTGCTTTTTCCTGCGAGGATTGTGAACCATTTCCTACTATTACTTGCAAACCGTTACAGTCTACGTCCCACCCCTACGGATGCAGGGCCGTGATCTAAGCCTGAACGCCACACTTCAAAATCGCAAAAGCCCAGTCGCAATAGACAAGCCTGCCCCAACGGCCCTACCTGTGAGGTCAGGCCCATGTCACACAATTTCGGAACGCACAGTAAATCACCTTCTTGCGCTGAAAAGGCTTTGAGAACAGGGCTGGCGGGGTTCGAACCCACGACCTACCGCTTAGGAGGCGGTCGCTCTATCCTGCTGAGCTACAGCCCCAGGATACGTTCCATTCTACCCGATGCCCTAGCCACCTTGGACAGATGGCGCTAGCCTAACGGGGTAGCAACCGAGGCAAGGGATATGGCGATTCACACGCCGGATTGGGTAAAACAGGCGGTGTTTTACCAGATTTTTCCGGATCGGATGGCGCGTACCCAGCGACGGATAGACGATCCGGCCATGGCCGTGGCCCTAGAACCGTGGGACACGCCGCCCACGCCTTCGGGCTATAAGGGGGGCGACCTGTGGGGTGTGCTAGAGAAGCTAGACTACTTGCAAGATTTGGGCATTACAGCGATTTATTTCACACCCATTTTTCAGTCGGCCTGCAACCATCGCTATCACACCCACGATTACTACCAAGTAGACCCCTTGCTGGGGGGAAATGCCGCCTTTTTCGACCTCTTGGAAGCTGCCCATCAGCGGGGGCTAAAAGTGGTGCTCGATGGGGTATTTAATCATGCCAGCCGAGGCTTTTTCTTTTTTAATGACATTCTAGAAAACGGCCCCCACTCCCCCTGGATTGACTGGTTTCGGGTGGAGGGTTGGCCCCTCTCCGCCTACGACGGCAGCAAGCCCGCCAACTATCAAAGCTGGGTCGATAATCGTGCCCTGCCTACTTTTAACCATGACCATCCGGCGGCGCGGGAATACCTGATGCGGGTGGGAGAATATTGGGTACGCCAAGGCATTGATGGCTGGCGGCTAGATGTGCCCTACGAGGTCAAAACAGCGGGCTTTTGGCAAGAATTTCGCGACCGCATCAAGGCCATCAACCCCGACGCCTACATCGTGGGTGAGGTGTGGACGGACGCCCGCCAGTGGCTCGATGGCACCCAGTTTGACGGGGTGATGAACTACCTGTTTACCGGGCCAACCATTGCCTTTGCCGCCGGGGATCGGGTGCGGATGGACTTGGCAGAAAAACCCCACTATTTCCCCTATCCGGCCCTGGATGCAGCGGGCTATGGGGCGAAAATGCAGGCACTTCTGGGTCTCTATCCCTGGGACATTCAGCTCACCCAACTGAACTTGCTGTCCAGCCACGATGTCGCTCGAATGTATTCCGTGGTGGGGGAGGACGAGGCCAGCGTGGTGTTGGCGACGGTGCTGCTGCTCACCTTTCCCGGTGCGCCCAGTCTCTACTACGGCGATGAGGTGGGCCTACCGGGAGAACTAGACCCCGACTGTCGCCGCACCTTTCCGCCAGAGTCGGCCTGGAATCGCTCCCTCTTGGAGATTCATAAAGCCCTGATTGCCCTGCGCCACCAGCACCCGGCCTTGCGAACGGGCACCTACCAGGTGGGCTATGCCGAGGGCCACACCTACAGTTTCGCCAGAACGCTGAACGCCGACAGCCAAGGCTCCGAA contains:
- a CDS encoding RelA/SpoT family protein, translated to MTATVHPSQPTDLESCAVETEACLPTDCELPNWLKTCVLSYHHPLQEGEVPLRDDKSNSELVCRAFEFAYALHQNQYRASGEAYICHPVAVAGLLRDLGGDSAMIASGFLHDVVEDTDTPLEQIEELFGIDVRQLVEGVTKLSKLNFESKTERQAENFRRMFLAMAEDIRVIVVKLADRLHNMRTLEHLSDEKRRRIARETMEIFAPLANRLGIGRFKWELEDLSFKYLEPEAYRQMQEYVTEKRTDRESRLMQVAETLRERMHEANIQVVDISSRPKHLYSIYRKMEKQQKDFHEIYDVAAVRLIVGTNDECYRALAIVHDAFRPIPGRFKDYIGLPKPNRYQSLHTVVIGSKGKPIEVQIRTLEMHHIAEYGIAAHWKYKETGSSTNTRMTADDDKFTWLRQLLEWQNDLKDAQEFLENVKGNLFDEDVYVFTPNGDVVPLSRGATPVDFAYRIHTEVGNHCTGAKVNSRIVTLDTPLANGDIVEIITQKSGHPSLDWLNFVVTPSARNRIRQWYKRFHRDENIARGRDLLEKGMGRNGFDALLKSDAARLVAERCNYPTVDDLLAGLGYGEVTLNLVANRLREEMIKAQQAKEAISAEASLGDSNQMLAHAITSLHRHRTAPSKDPILGIEGLVYHIAGCCSPLPGEPILGSVSLGSRGIAIHRQGCPNLADIPGDRLIPVSWNQGDATGNRQTYPVEVKIEVIDRVGVLKDILSHLSDLQINVHKAQVKTFPGQTAEIDLGLDVRDSAHLEQTFTQLRKMTDVLNIRRLSQGN
- a CDS encoding YbjQ family protein; translation: MVELLIFATLLIVGLYFGRQAEQQHLKSLKWREQAVQHLGISVTGAKAEFPHAQEAQLFAGSVVISSDFFKTFIAGLLNLIGGEISTYESLLDRARREAVLRMEEAALAWGAHQVVNVRIQTAELGANSGQGIVAVEVIAYGTGLR
- a CDS encoding YbjQ family protein, translated to MTAPVRASAQSMILTNIESVPGKTITKQLGLVQGSSVRSKHIGRDIAAGFKNIVGGELKGYTELLQEARDQATQRMVQEARQRGANAIVNVRFATSSLTQGAAELFAYGTAVRVE
- a CDS encoding glycoside hydrolase family 13 protein, whose translation is MAIHTPDWVKQAVFYQIFPDRMARTQRRIDDPAMAVALEPWDTPPTPSGYKGGDLWGVLEKLDYLQDLGITAIYFTPIFQSACNHRYHTHDYYQVDPLLGGNAAFFDLLEAAHQRGLKVVLDGVFNHASRGFFFFNDILENGPHSPWIDWFRVEGWPLSAYDGSKPANYQSWVDNRALPTFNHDHPAAREYLMRVGEYWVRQGIDGWRLDVPYEVKTAGFWQEFRDRIKAINPDAYIVGEVWTDARQWLDGTQFDGVMNYLFTGPTIAFAAGDRVRMDLAEKPHYFPYPALDAAGYGAKMQALLGLYPWDIQLTQLNLLSSHDVARMYSVVGEDEASVVLATVLLLTFPGAPSLYYGDEVGLPGELDPDCRRTFPPESAWNRSLLEIHKALIALRHQHPALRTGTYQVGYAEGHTYSFARTLNADSQGSETITVVLNAGETATTIAPPHLQPSAPPGDWHTLWAYRSAQVGPDGLHLPPRSAWIGQVNP